From Moraxella sp. K1664, one genomic window encodes:
- a CDS encoding DUF2059 domain-containing protein — protein sequence MKIKSLLLLSTLFCASAFAAPSNQSLEELAKIMPYESTFYQAVVAPLEMERMAIAQGMAQDNTLTDDQRKKALKAFDDYAEGLIKSLDTKATKDGLKKSYLNAAKSFSQAEVDAMIAFYGSKDGQSALKKQDAVFESYMKSAGESNKKTVEAYENKHLKKMQDDVKKILNK from the coding sequence ATGAAAATCAAATCCCTACTACTGCTTAGCACCCTATTTTGTGCCAGTGCCTTTGCTGCACCGAGCAATCAATCCCTAGAAGAACTTGCCAAAATCATGCCTTACGAATCCACATTTTACCAAGCGGTCGTTGCCCCACTTGAAATGGAACGCATGGCAATCGCTCAGGGCATGGCACAGGACAATACACTCACCGACGACCAACGCAAAAAAGCCCTAAAAGCCTTTGACGACTATGCCGAAGGTCTTATTAAAAGCCTAGACACCAAAGCAACCAAAGACGGGCTTAAAAAATCCTACCTAAACGCCGCCAAGTCATTTAGTCAAGCCGAAGTGGATGCCATGATTGCTTTTTATGGCAGTAAAGACGGGCAAAGTGCCTTAAAAAAACAAGATGCCGTCTTTGAGTCCTATATGAAAAGTGCAGGCGAGAGCAACAAAAAAACCGTAGAAGCCTACGAAAACAAACATCTTAAAAAAATGCAGGATGATGTTAAGAAGATTTTAAATAAATAA
- a CDS encoding M15 family metallopeptidase, which produces MKKRTRDLLIGAGLLGVGTVGAIATFTNNQSGSGYIASPSKNTVHVISQPTNPTAIADQSGRSYTGYNQNQQTHHQHQPQQAMNQGPAYQVEQGNFNTPTPQYDANATGSVCAPEALKVGIKHFRYADADPSDLVPSGYGSDPKFKIHRAAKPALQEMIKAARADGVTLTPGSILRTSSRQAQIVANKKKQGQSAKQIYHTSSHPGYSEHHTGLAVDFSPIDHNFAKTAGYRWLQQHAHEYGFYQTFTPDYSRYSGVSEESWHWRFEGKNKEFSYVFADSINRRC; this is translated from the coding sequence ATGAAAAAACGCACAAGAGATTTATTGATTGGTGCAGGGCTTTTGGGGGTTGGCACGGTTGGTGCGATTGCAACTTTTACAAACAACCAATCAGGCTCGGGGTATATCGCAAGCCCAAGCAAAAACACCGTTCACGTCATCAGCCAACCCACTAACCCTACCGCCATTGCCGACCAAAGTGGGCGGTCTTATACAGGGTACAACCAAAACCAACAGACCCATCATCAACACCAGCCACAGCAAGCGATGAACCAAGGCCCCGCCTATCAAGTAGAGCAAGGCAATTTTAACACGCCAACACCCCAATATGATGCTAATGCCACAGGTTCGGTATGTGCCCCCGAAGCTCTAAAAGTGGGTATCAAGCATTTTAGATATGCCGATGCCGACCCTAGCGACCTTGTGCCTAGTGGCTATGGCAGTGACCCAAAATTCAAGATTCATCGTGCCGCCAAGCCTGCCTTACAAGAGATGATTAAAGCGGCTCGTGCTGACGGGGTCACGCTAACCCCTGGCTCTATCTTACGCACGTCAAGCCGTCAAGCCCAAATCGTTGCCAATAAGAAAAAACAAGGGCAAAGTGCCAAGCAAATCTATCATACATCCTCACACCCTGGCTACTCTGAACATCATACAGGGCTTGCGGTGGACTTCTCCCCGATTGACCATAACTTTGCCAAAACAGCAGGGTATCGTTGGCTACAACAGCATGCCCATGAGTACGGTTTTTACCAAACTTTTACCCCTGACTATTCTAGATATAGTGGTGTTTCCGAAGAATCGTGGCATTGGCGTTTTGAAGGCAAAAACAAAGAGTTCTCTTATGTCTTTGCCGATAGCATCAATCGTCGCTGTTAA
- the dcd gene encoding dCTP deaminase — protein MSIKSDRWIRQMATEHEMIAPFEPSQVRHNSNGEKIVSYGTSSYGYDVRCANEFKVFTNVHSAIVDPKNFDERSFIDIVGDECIIPPNSFALARTVEYFKIPRDVLTICLGKSTYARCGIIVNVTPLEPEWEGHVTLEFSNTTNLPARIYAGEGVAQMLFFQSDEVCETSYKDRGGKYQGQTGVTLPKT, from the coding sequence ATGTCGATTAAGTCAGACCGCTGGATTCGCCAAATGGCGACCGAACATGAGATGATTGCCCCGTTTGAACCTAGTCAAGTCCGCCATAACAGCAATGGCGAGAAAATCGTAAGCTACGGCACATCAAGCTATGGTTATGATGTCCGCTGTGCCAATGAGTTTAAGGTATTTACCAACGTGCATTCTGCCATCGTTGACCCTAAGAACTTTGATGAACGTAGTTTTATTGATATTGTTGGCGATGAATGTATCATTCCGCCCAACTCATTTGCCCTAGCTCGCACGGTGGAGTATTTTAAAATCCCCCGTGATGTGCTGACCATTTGTTTGGGTAAATCCACCTATGCTCGCTGTGGTATCATCGTTAATGTCACGCCCTTAGAGCCAGAGTGGGAAGGGCATGTTACCTTAGAGTTTAGTAACACCACCAATCTACCTGCCCGTATCTATGCCGGCGAGGGCGTGGCTCAAATGCTGTTTTTCCAGTCCGATGAAGTCTGTGAAACGTCCTACAAAGATAGGGGTGGTAAATATCAAGGGCAAACGGGTGTTACTTTGCCAAAAACTTAA
- a CDS encoding SH3 domain-containing protein: MMKLKSLFIALIATSAIGFSTNISAKVGPAYNGGGSYGYACTHQTNGNVLLRSGPGQNYKVLARMSNGSDVSIIGERNSNGWVWYKVKFGRSVGWARSDYICS; encoded by the coding sequence ATGATGAAGTTAAAATCATTATTTATCGCTTTGATTGCGACCAGTGCCATCGGTTTTTCTACCAACATTTCTGCCAAAGTAGGTCCTGCCTATAACGGCGGTGGCTCATACGGATATGCCTGCACTCACCAAACCAATGGTAATGTACTCCTCCGTTCAGGCCCTGGTCAGAATTATAAAGTTCTAGCTCGCATGTCTAACGGAAGTGATGTTAGTATCATTGGCGAACGCAACTCTAATGGTTGGGTGTGGTACAAAGTTAAATTCGGTCGCAGTGTCGGCTGGGCTCGCTCAGATTATATTTGCAGTTAA
- a CDS encoding D-alanyl-D-alanine carboxypeptidase, translating to MPKFRLSLMRYCLIWLGLMAGAMPLANAHESHAQPQAVPSVPLPTAITDKMSRAGLSGHEMSVWIKPVGKVGETGEQIPLINHLADTPRTPASTQKLITTAIALDLLGADYHWQTRLYADGVVVGDTLYGNLIIKGSGDPSLTHDRLSAMFSQLTARGVRHIKGDIIVDNTGFVNVAQDVNAFDGQGLRAYNAQPNAFLINFGTLEVSMIPSGTWVFGSGQTTGQDVTIGEPVPYFRPTDGTVAVQVLPKLADFHAPTMIQGDIQSCRTKPKFGLSADTLTITGQVGVSCGQASEWLTFADSEAFITRAVKGTWQALDKDFVGQVRLRQPYDGAGRTLSPLLSFASKPLSEQVYQINQYSNNVMTEQVALSLPLMMGQKTSDYPKSFALINTWWQQHLTTPAPIMSRASGLCRDCVVAPRALGELLAFSQTKPTFETFKASLPIVGQTGTMATFARRRPHSPAIGRAFIKTGRLNNVASIAGYVMGQSGKMYVVVAIINADGAGNNTHAHDVLDEVIEWTAGQS from the coding sequence TTGCCTAAGTTTCGCCTAAGTCTGATGAGGTATTGCCTAATTTGGCTTGGGTTGATGGCAGGGGCGATGCCACTGGCAAATGCTCATGAGTCACACGCCCAGCCCCAAGCCGTCCCGTCCGTGCCACTGCCAACTGCCATCACAGATAAGATGAGCAGGGCAGGGCTTAGTGGTCATGAGATGAGCGTCTGGATTAAGCCTGTTGGGAAGGTTGGGGAGACTGGGGAGCAAATCCCGCTTATCAATCATCTGGCAGACACACCACGCACCCCAGCGTCCACCCAAAAGCTCATCACCACCGCCATCGCCTTAGATTTGTTGGGGGCGGATTATCATTGGCAGACACGACTCTATGCCGATGGCGTGGTGGTGGGTGATACCCTGTATGGTAATCTTATCATCAAAGGCAGTGGCGACCCATCACTGACTCATGACCGCCTTAGTGCCATGTTTTCACAGCTGACGGCTCGGGGCGTGCGTCACATTAAGGGCGACATCATTGTCGATAATACTGGCTTTGTCAATGTCGCCCAAGATGTCAATGCTTTTGACGGGCAGGGACTGCGAGCCTACAATGCCCAGCCCAATGCCTTTTTGATAAATTTTGGCACGCTTGAAGTGAGTATGATACCATCGGGTACATGGGTGTTTGGGTCGGGGCAGACAACCGGGCAGGATGTCACGATTGGTGAACCTGTGCCGTATTTTCGTCCGACAGATGGGACGGTTGCGGTGCAGGTATTGCCAAAGTTGGCGGATTTTCACGCACCGACCATGATACAGGGCGATATCCAGTCATGTCGCACCAAGCCAAAATTTGGCTTATCTGCCGATACTTTGACCATCACAGGACAAGTGGGTGTGAGCTGTGGGCAGGCGAGTGAGTGGCTAACCTTTGCTGACAGCGAAGCGTTTATTACCAGAGCGGTCAAAGGTACATGGCAAGCCCTTGATAAGGACTTTGTTGGGCAGGTTAGGTTGCGACAGCCTTATGATGGGGCAGGGCGAACGTTATCGCCTTTGCTGTCCTTTGCGTCCAAGCCTTTGTCTGAGCAGGTATATCAGATTAACCAATACTCTAATAACGTCATGACCGAGCAAGTGGCGTTATCTTTGCCTCTGATGATGGGTCAAAAAACGAGCGATTACCCCAAAAGTTTTGCCCTGATAAATACATGGTGGCAACAACATCTTACCACGCCTGCCCCCATCATGAGCCGAGCGTCAGGACTGTGCCGAGATTGTGTGGTTGCCCCTAGGGCGTTGGGTGAGCTGTTAGCATTTAGTCAGACTAAGCCGACATTTGAGACATTTAAAGCGTCTTTGCCGATTGTGGGGCAGACAGGCACGATGGCAACCTTTGCCAGACGCCGTCCCCATAGTCCCGCCATCGGACGTGCCTTTATCAAGACTGGCAGACTAAATAATGTGGCAAGCATTGCAGGCTATGTCATGGGACAGTCAGGTAAGATGTACGTGGTGGTTGCCATCATCAATGCCGATGGGGCGGGCAATAACACGCACGCCCATGATGTACTAGATGAAGTGATAGAGTGGACGGCAGGGCAGTCCTAA
- a CDS encoding helix-turn-helix transcriptional regulator, producing MATIHENIRKIRDFRQLSQQDMAERLDMSVSAYGKIERGETSIIHSKLSKIAEILEVDILDLLKNNYYNSIHGSQNNASAIGIIQHQNNYHSDSELLHKIELLESRLRHQQDIIESKDREIELLRKLIE from the coding sequence GTGGCTACCATTCATGAAAATATCCGCAAAATCAGAGACTTTCGCCAACTCTCCCAACAAGATATGGCGGAGCGTTTGGATATGTCGGTTAGTGCTTATGGCAAGATTGAACGTGGCGAAACGTCTATCATTCATAGCAAATTATCAAAAATCGCTGAGATTTTAGAAGTGGATATTTTAGACCTTTTGAAAAACAATTATTACAATTCCATTCATGGCTCACAAAATAATGCCAGTGCCATTGGCATTATCCAGCACCAAAATAATTATCACAGTGATAGCGAATTGTTACACAAGATTGAATTGCTTGAAAGTCGGCTAAGACACCAACAAGACATCATTGAGAGCAAAGATAGAGAAATAGAACTTTTGCGTAAATTAATAGAATAA
- the lolA gene encoding outer membrane lipoprotein chaperone LolA, with translation MNTKIALSTLALTLLPMTALTAHANDTAVTNLNNLLKNTKSMTANFSQTTKAGGKSQSFSGSMAVERGNKFRWDTKSPSEQLIVANGSTMWVYDKDLQQATKQSVNNQVGDAPALLLSGDPNQITRNFTVSQPSKGKNYYVLKPKSSSANFRDLSISFNGGKPVMMVLNDSIGQTTSIRFSNININKNIPASQFSFTPPKGVDVINQ, from the coding sequence ATGAATACAAAAATCGCCCTAAGCACATTGGCATTGACTTTGCTTCCCATGACGGCTTTGACCGCTCATGCTAATGACACGGCAGTGACCAATTTAAATAACCTGCTTAAAAACACCAAATCAATGACCGCCAATTTCTCACAAACGACTAAAGCAGGCGGGAAAAGCCAAAGTTTTAGCGGTAGCATGGCGGTAGAGCGTGGCAACAAATTTCGCTGGGACACCAAATCGCCATCAGAACAGCTCATCGTGGCAAATGGCAGTACCATGTGGGTGTATGATAAGGACTTGCAACAAGCAACCAAGCAGTCGGTAAATAACCAAGTCGGGGACGCACCTGCATTGCTATTATCAGGCGACCCCAATCAAATCACACGCAATTTTACCGTCAGTCAGCCAAGCAAAGGCAAAAACTACTATGTTCTAAAACCCAAATCAAGTTCGGCTAATTTTAGAGATTTGTCAATCAGTTTTAATGGCGGCAAGCCTGTGATGATGGTGTTAAATGACAGTATCGGACAGACCACGTCGATTCGTTTTAGCAACATTAATATCAATAAAAACATTCCTGCCAGTCAATTTAGCTTTACCCCACCTAAGGGAGTGGACGTGATTAATCAGTAA
- the nrdB gene encoding class Ia ribonucleoside-diphosphate reductase subunit beta: protein MQYSIFPQTKNDPLKEPMFFGQAVNVSRYDQQRHPVFEQLIEKQLSFFWRPEEIDVSRDRIDFSELSAPAQHIFLSNLKYQTLLDSIQGRSPNAVLLPIVSLPELETWIETWSFSETIHSRSYTHIIRNIVNDPSVIFDDIMDNEHILARAKDIAIYYDDLYEASQLYNLTGKGDLRELKKKLYLCIVAVNVLEAIRFYVSFACSFAFAENKVMEGNAKIIKMIARDEALHLNGTQHIINLMRQGQDDPEMVEIAKECQDEAIEIFRVAAEQEKDWASYLFKDGSIIGLNRDILCQYVEYITNTRMLAIGLPAIFETKSNPIPWINAWLSSDNVQVAPQETEITTYLVGQIDSDLDGVDLDDFEL, encoded by the coding sequence ATGCAGTATTCTATCTTTCCCCAAACCAAAAACGACCCCCTAAAAGAACCCATGTTTTTTGGGCAAGCGGTGAACGTCTCTCGCTATGACCAACAGCGTCATCCTGTGTTTGAACAGCTCATTGAAAAGCAGTTGTCGTTTTTTTGGCGACCTGAGGAGATAGACGTTAGCCGTGATAGGATTGATTTTAGTGAGTTATCCGCCCCTGCTCAGCACATTTTTTTGTCCAACTTAAAATACCAAACCTTACTTGACAGCATTCAAGGACGTAGCCCCAATGCGGTGCTATTACCCATTGTGTCTTTGCCAGAGTTAGAGACATGGATTGAGACATGGTCGTTTAGTGAGACCATTCACAGCCGCAGTTATACGCACATCATTCGCAACATCGTCAATGACCCGAGCGTGATTTTTGATGATATTATGGATAACGAGCATATCCTTGCCCGTGCCAAAGACATCGCCATTTATTATGATGATTTGTACGAAGCCAGTCAGTTGTATAACTTGACAGGCAAAGGCGATTTGCGTGAACTCAAAAAGAAACTCTACCTATGTATCGTGGCGGTTAATGTGCTAGAAGCCATTCGTTTTTATGTGTCGTTTGCTTGCTCATTTGCCTTTGCCGAAAATAAAGTCATGGAAGGCAACGCCAAAATCATCAAGATGATTGCCCGTGATGAAGCCCTGCACCTAAACGGCACACAGCACATCATCAATCTCATGCGACAAGGTCAAGATGACCCAGAGATGGTGGAGATTGCCAAAGAATGCCAAGACGAAGCGATTGAGATTTTCCGTGTCGCTGCCGAGCAAGAAAAAGACTGGGCAAGCTATCTGTTCAAAGACGGCTCTATCATCGGTCTTAACCGTGATATTCTGTGCCAGTATGTTGAGTACATCACCAATACCCGTATGCTGGCGATTGGTCTGCCTGCCATTTTTGAGACCAAATCCAACCCCATTCCTTGGATAAATGCGTGGTTGTCATCGGACAACGTGCAAGTTGCCCCCCAAGAAACCGAAATCACCACTTATTTGGTCGGTCAGATTGACAGTGATTTGGACGGGGTGGATTTGGACGATTTTGAACTCTAA
- a CDS encoding NAD-dependent succinate-semialdehyde dehydrogenase, with protein MKLSNPTLFHEHALINNTWQSAKSANTIDVFNPFNDEKIGTIPDLSADEVVEAIGFADEAQKSWASLTANERAVILHRWADLIDEHREDLAIIMTTEQGKPLKESRGEIGYANSFIRFFADEAKRAYGDVIPSPNASLRYVVLKQPVGVCASITPWNFPSAMITRKVAPALASGCVMIVKPDSQTPFSALALGELAMQAGIPKGVLQIVTGQADIIGGVLTSDERIKKLSFTGSTRVGKLLMEQCASTVKKLSLELGGNAPFIVFDDADIDKAVKGAIASKYRNAGQTCVCANRIYVHQKIKDEFIAKFTKEVNDLHVGNGLSDDTDIGCLINDTAVQKTQKLLQDALDKGATLITGGKPHPTHARCFLPTVITDITDDMDIAHEEIFAPIAPIFVFDDEKEVIRHANNTPYGLASYFYTQSHARAWRVSEALEYGMVAQNTGLLSTEVAPFGGVKQSGFGREGSKYGLDEYLTTKYWCMDVS; from the coding sequence ATGAAATTATCCAACCCCACATTATTCCACGAACACGCACTCATCAATAACACATGGCAATCCGCCAAATCCGCCAATACCATAGACGTGTTTAACCCCTTTAATGATGAAAAAATCGGCACCATTCCCGATTTGTCCGCCGATGAAGTCGTAGAAGCCATCGGTTTTGCCGATGAAGCCCAAAAATCATGGGCAAGTCTAACCGCCAATGAACGAGCGGTCATTTTACACCGCTGGGCGGATTTGATTGATGAACATCGTGAAGACTTAGCCATCATCATGACCACAGAGCAAGGCAAACCCTTAAAAGAATCTCGTGGGGAGATTGGTTATGCCAACAGCTTTATCCGCTTTTTTGCCGATGAAGCCAAACGGGCGTATGGGGATGTGATACCCAGCCCGAACGCTAGCCTACGCTATGTGGTGCTAAAACAGCCCGTGGGCGTGTGTGCCAGTATCACGCCGTGGAACTTCCCGTCAGCGATGATTACCCGTAAAGTCGCCCCCGCCCTAGCGTCAGGGTGTGTGATGATTGTCAAGCCTGATAGCCAAACGCCTTTTTCTGCCCTTGCCCTAGGCGAGCTTGCCATGCAAGCAGGCATTCCTAAGGGTGTTTTACAAATCGTAACAGGTCAAGCGGACATTATCGGGGGCGTACTCACGTCCGATGAACGCATTAAAAAGCTGTCCTTTACAGGCTCTACTCGGGTCGGAAAACTGCTCATGGAGCAATGTGCCAGTACGGTCAAAAAGCTCTCCTTGGAGCTTGGCGGTAACGCTCCTTTTATCGTGTTTGACGATGCCGACATTGATAAGGCGGTCAAGGGGGCGATAGCGTCCAAATATCGTAACGCAGGGCAGACGTGCGTGTGTGCCAACCGCATATATGTTCATCAAAAGATAAAAGATGAGTTCATTGCCAAATTTACCAAAGAAGTCAATGACTTACACGTTGGCAATGGGCTGTCAGATGACACGGACATCGGCTGTCTTATCAATGATACCGCCGTGCAAAAAACCCAAAAACTGCTCCAAGATGCCCTAGATAAAGGAGCGACACTCATCACAGGGGGCAAGCCCCACCCCACACACGCACGCTGTTTTTTACCAACAGTCATCACGGACATCACGGACGACATGGACATCGCCCACGAAGAGATTTTTGCTCCGATTGCTCCGATTTTTGTGTTTGATGATGAAAAAGAAGTCATTCGCCACGCCAATAATACCCCCTATGGTTTGGCGTCCTATTTTTACACCCAAAGCCACGCCCGAGCATGGCGAGTGAGTGAAGCCCTAGAATACGGCATGGTCGCCCAAAATACAGGGCTACTCTCTACCGAAGTCGCTCCATTTGGCGGGGTTAAGCAGTCAGGGTTTGGACGTGAAGGCTCAAAATATGGCTTGGATGAATATCTCACCACAAAGTACTGGTGTATGGATGTAAGTTGA
- a CDS encoding polyhydroxyalkanoic acid system family protein: protein MSDLRIEKRHNFDLATARTKAKAWLEEAKQEFDFEATYQEGADSDTVSITKAGVDGRAFLDSDKVIFEADLNFLAKPFKGMISSGIQEGLDKYFA from the coding sequence ATGTCTGATTTACGCATTGAAAAACGTCATAACTTTGACCTTGCCACTGCTCGCACCAAAGCCAAAGCATGGCTAGAAGAGGCAAAGCAAGAGTTTGATTTTGAGGCGACCTACCAAGAGGGAGCGGACAGCGATACCGTGAGTATCACTAAGGCGGGTGTGGATGGACGTGCGTTTTTGGACAGTGATAAAGTCATCTTTGAGGCGGATTTGAACTTTTTGGCAAAACCGTTTAAGGGCATGATTAGTAGTGGTATCCAAGAGGGGTTGGATAAGTATTTTGCCTAA
- the uvrB gene encoding excinuclease ABC subunit UvrB: protein MQQPKTTRAKITESQLTKQLGNDDKVFKMVTPFAPSGDQPTAIQSLVDGVKAGKKDQLLLGVTGSGKTYTMAKVIESLGRPAIIMAHNKTLAAQLYGEFKEFFPHNAVEYFVSYYDYYQPEAYVVASDTFIEKDSAINDHIDQMRLSATRALLERRDTIIVASVSAIYGLGDPESYLKMLLHVVVGDVVDRTNLIKRLVELQYERNELDFGRGTYRLHGETLDIYPAESEQLAVRISMFDDEVEKITWFDPLTGKNIKSVPRITIYPKSHYVTPREKLEVAMGTIKEELAERLDYFRSHDKLLEAQRIKERTQYDLEMIQQLGYCNGIENYSRHLSGRQAGEAPPTLFDYLPSDALVFLDESHVTVPQIGAMYKGDRSRKENLVNYGFRLPSAMDNRPMMFEEWEAVVPTRIFVSATPAPYELEHSEQVVEQVVRPTGLIDPILEIRPVLTQVDDVLGEINLRKPLNERVLITTLTKRMAEDLTSYLKEYGVRVAYLHSDIDTVERMKIIHELRTGVHDVLVGINLLREGLDMPEVSLVAIFDADKEGFLRSERSLIQTIGRAARHVNGKAILYADSITPSMQKAIDETERRRAKQIAFNTEHGITPKSASRAITDKIDTGEIESVDAPTIDVPFALNDIDVEILRRPELMIKEINRLEKQMKKLSGELKFEEAMRVRDTMLALKDEFNKL, encoded by the coding sequence ATGCAACAGCCCAAAACCACTCGTGCCAAAATCACCGAAAGTCAGCTTACCAAACAACTAGGCAATGACGATAAAGTCTTTAAAATGGTTACGCCCTTTGCCCCCAGTGGCGACCAACCAACCGCCATACAGTCCCTAGTGGACGGGGTCAAGGCAGGCAAAAAAGACCAACTTTTGCTTGGTGTGACAGGCTCGGGTAAGACTTATACCATGGCAAAGGTCATTGAGAGCTTGGGGCGACCTGCGATTATCATGGCTCATAACAAGACGCTGGCGGCACAGCTTTATGGCGAGTTTAAGGAATTTTTCCCCCATAATGCGGTAGAGTACTTTGTCAGTTATTATGACTACTATCAGCCTGAGGCGTATGTCGTGGCGAGCGATACCTTTATTGAAAAGGATTCTGCCATCAACGACCACATCGACCAAATGCGACTGTCCGCCACTCGTGCCTTACTCGAACGCCGTGATACCATCATTGTGGCGAGTGTGTCCGCCATTTATGGTTTGGGCGACCCTGAGAGTTACCTAAAAATGCTCCTGCACGTGGTCGTGGGCGATGTCGTGGACAGAACCAACCTTATCAAACGCTTGGTTGAGCTACAATACGAACGCAACGAGCTGGACTTTGGGCGTGGCACTTATCGCTTACATGGCGAGACCTTGGACATCTACCCTGCCGAGAGCGAACAGTTGGCGGTGCGGATTAGCATGTTTGATGATGAAGTCGAAAAAATCACATGGTTTGACCCTTTGACGGGCAAAAACATCAAATCCGTGCCACGCATTACCATCTACCCCAAATCTCACTACGTTACCCCACGAGAAAAATTAGAAGTGGCAATGGGTACGATTAAAGAAGAGCTTGCCGAGCGGTTAGACTATTTTCGCTCGCATGATAAGCTACTAGAAGCCCAGCGTATCAAAGAACGCACCCAATACGACTTAGAGATGATACAGCAGTTAGGCTACTGTAACGGCATTGAGAACTACTCTCGTCATCTGTCAGGGCGACAGGCAGGCGAGGCACCGCCCACACTTTTTGACTATCTACCGTCTGATGCGTTGGTGTTTTTGGACGAAAGCCACGTTACCGTTCCCCAAATCGGAGCGATGTACAAGGGCGATAGAAGTCGCAAAGAAAACTTGGTTAATTATGGCTTTCGCTTGCCGTCCGCCATGGATAACCGCCCCATGATGTTTGAAGAATGGGAGGCGGTCGTGCCAACTCGTATCTTTGTATCGGCAACCCCTGCCCCTTATGAGTTGGAACATAGCGAGCAAGTGGTCGAGCAAGTCGTCCGCCCCACAGGACTCATTGACCCCATACTAGAAATACGCCCCGTACTCACCCAAGTGGACGATGTGCTTGGCGAGATTAACCTGCGTAAGCCACTCAATGAGCGAGTGCTGATTACCACGCTCACCAAACGCATGGCGGAGGATTTGACCAGTTATTTAAAAGAATATGGCGTGCGTGTGGCATATTTACACAGCGACATTGATACGGTAGAACGCATGAAAATCATTCATGAACTTCGAACAGGGGTGCATGATGTGCTGGTGGGTATTAACCTTTTGCGTGAAGGCTTGGATATGCCTGAGGTGTCGCTTGTGGCGATTTTTGATGCGGACAAAGAAGGCTTTTTACGCTCGGAGCGGTCACTCATTCAGACCATTGGGCGGGCGGCACGGCACGTCAATGGCAAGGCGATTTTGTACGCTGATAGCATTACGCCGTCCATGCAAAAGGCGATAGATGAGACCGAACGCAGACGAGCCAAGCAAATCGCCTTTAATACCGAGCATGGCATTACGCCAAAATCGGCAAGCCGTGCCATCACCGATAAGATTGACACGGGCGAAATTGAGAGCGTGGACGCCCCAACAATTGATGTGCCTTTTGCCCTAAATGACATTGATGTGGAAATCCTACGCCGTCCTGAGCTTATGATAAAAGAAATTAACCGCCTAGAAAAACAAATGAAAAAACTCTCGGGTGAGCTAAAATTTGAAGAAGCGATGAGAGTGCGTGATACCATGCTGGCGTTAAAAGATGAGTTTAACAAACTGTAA
- a CDS encoding uracil-DNA glycosylase family protein, whose amino-acid sequence MQESHPLAPFTPPHAKVLMLGSFPPPPIRWAMNFYYPNLNNDMWRIMGLVFFDDKEYFIDGKKFKEALLKDFLTQKGIAIYDTAKTVIRENNNASDKFLTIIQKSDIKGLLATLPDCNHIITTGEKASEILLSNFDIKIPKVGQSVELTFDNKIVTLHRLPSSSRAYPLVLDKKAQFYRAVFEKLDL is encoded by the coding sequence ATGCAAGAATCCCACCCCTTAGCCCCATTTACCCCACCCCATGCCAAAGTGCTGATGCTTGGCAGTTTTCCGCCACCGCCCATTCGCTGGGCGATGAATTTTTATTATCCCAATTTAAATAACGATATGTGGCGGATTATGGGTTTGGTATTTTTTGATGATAAAGAGTATTTTATTGACGGCAAAAAGTTTAAAGAAGCACTTTTAAAAGATTTTTTAACCCAAAAAGGCATTGCCATTTACGACACTGCCAAAACAGTCATTCGTGAAAATAACAATGCGTCCGATAAATTTTTAACCATTATCCAAAAATCCGACATCAAAGGCTTATTAGCCACTTTGCCTGATTGCAACCATATCATCACCACAGGCGAAAAAGCGAGCGAGATTCTATTGTCCAATTTTGATATAAAAATCCCAAAAGTTGGGCAATCGGTAGAGCTAACCTTTGACAATAAAATTGTTACTCTGCACCGTCTGCCGTCATCATCACGGGCGTATCCGCTTGTCCTTGATAAAAAGGCACAATTTTATAGGGCGGTGTTTGAGAAATTAGACTTATAA